In the Quercus lobata isolate SW786 chromosome 5, ValleyOak3.0 Primary Assembly, whole genome shotgun sequence genome, one interval contains:
- the LOC115988903 gene encoding palmitoyl-monogalactosyldiacylglycerol delta-7 desaturase, chloroplastic-like, protein MALIASPPSNPKPHQFSPLHRATRLPGQAELVLSRAMFNTSMVLNSGHYISMSKKLLLNTKFSTHLRKNANRTVPHITSAALVEAAEPKPEPEAAKFRRILLSDVVVNHQRRVFFGRKWNADDLAKASAVLAMHYLCLFAPFQFNWSALLVAVALWVVTGLFGLTLSFHRNLSHRSFKVPKWLEYFFAYCGVQALQGSPFDWVSTHRYHHQFVDSERDPHSPTAGFWFSHMSWIFDTTSMNERCGGPNNVGDLRKQPFYRFLEKTYFIHPIALGALLYGFGGFPFLVWGMGVRVVWMYHFTWLVNSAGHVWGKQRWKTGDLSRNNWWLALLTFGEGWHNNHHAFEYSARHGLEWWELDLTWYVVKFLQAIGLATDVKVPTEVQKQRMAI, encoded by the exons ATGGCTTTGATCGCATCTCCACCATCCAATCCCAAACCCCACCAATTTTCTCCTCTCCACCGTGCAACCCGGCTACCAGGACAAGCTGAATTAGTCCTTTCCCGTGCCATGTTCAACACTTCTATGGTCCTAAATTCTGGTCACTATATTTCAATGTCTAAGAAGCTTTTACTAAACACAAAATTCTCCACCCATCTACGTAAAAATGCCAATAGAACTGTCCCGCATATAACTAGTGCAGCATTAGTAGAAGCAGCAGAGCCAAAACCAGAGCCAGAGGCAGCAAAGTTTAGGAGAATTTTGTTATCGGACGTGGTCGTGAATCATCAAAGGAGAGTCTTTTTTGGGAGGAAATGGAATGCTGATGACTTGGCCAAAGCTTCCGCCGTTTTGGCAATGCATTACCTTTGTCTTTTCGCACCATTTCAATTCAATTGGAGTGCACTTTTGGTGGCTGTGGCACTGTGGGTTGTAACAGGTCTTTTTGGTCTTACTTTATCATTTCATAGGAATCTCTCACACAGGAGTTTCAAGGTTCCTAAATGGCTTGAGTATTTCTTTGCCTATTGTGGTGTTCAGGCACTTCAG GGCAGCCCATTTGACTGGGTGAGCACACATAGGTACCACCACCAGTTTGTTGATTCTGAGAGAGACCCACATAGTCCCACTGCTGGATTTTGGTTTAGTCACATGAGTTGGATCTTTGATACCACTTCTATGAATGAAAGG TGTGGAGGACCAAACAATGTTGGAGATTTACGGAAGCAGCCATTCTACAGGTTTCTTGAAAAGACTTACTTTATTCATCCAATTGCACTTGGTGCTCTTCTATATGGCTTTGGAGGATTCCCCTTCCTAGTGTGGGGAATG GGCGTGAGGGTTGTATGGATGTACCACTTCACTTGGCTGGTAAATTCAGCTGGCCATGTCTGGGGAAAGCAACGATGGAAAACTGGCGATTTGTCTAGGAACAATTG GTGGTTGGCATTACTTACATTTGGAGAGGGGTGGCATAATAACCACCATGCTTTTGAGTATTCAGCTAGACATGGCTTAGAATGGTGGGAGCTCGACTTGACTTGGTATGTAGTAAAATTTCTACAAGCTATTGGATTGGCAACTGATGTGAAGGTACCAACAGAGGTTCAGAAGCAAAGGATGGCCATTTAA